The following are encoded in a window of Castanea sativa cultivar Marrone di Chiusa Pesio chromosome 5, ASM4071231v1 genomic DNA:
- the LOC142636898 gene encoding uncharacterized protein LOC142636898, with protein sequence MAPHGEAIASSYIRSNKFSKPPRLTSDGLQRTVSDISFELSKEGIDLTALPPISEVEDARCECCGMCEECTPEYIEKVRKKFSGKWICGLCTEAVKEEVEKNGGKREEALSAHMNACVRFNKFGRAYPVLFQAEAMREMLKKSKLEGRGVRAKSISPRDKGGQKKGGIARSSSCIPAITREISDLTMAN encoded by the coding sequence ATGGCACCACATGGAGAGGCTATTGCTAGCTCTTACATTAGGAGCAACAAATTCTCCAAGCCACCAAGACTTACATCCGATGGCCTTCAAAGAACAGTTTCAGATATTTCATTCGAGCTTAGCAAAGAAGGGATTGACTTAACAGCACTCCCTCCAATATCCGAGGTTGAAGATGCAAGGTGCGAGTGCTGTGGCATGTGCGAGGAGTGCACGCCGGAGTACATTGAGAAGGTGCGAAAGAAGTTCTCCGGGAAGTGGATATGTGGGCTGTGTACTGAAGCAGTGAAGGAAGAGGTGGAGAAGAATGGAGGGAAGAGAGAGGAGGCTTTGAGTGCACATATGAATGCATGTGTTAGGTTTAACAAGTTTGGTAGGGCTTATCCAGTTTTGTTCCAAGCTGAGGCCATGAGGGAAATGTTGAAGAAGAGCAAATTGGAAGGGAGAGGTGTGAGGGCTAAGTCTATTAGTCCTAGAGACAAAGGAGGCCAAAAGAAGGGTGGGATTGCTCGAAGTTCAAGTTGTATTCCAGCGATCACAAGGGAGATCAGTGATCTCACCATGGCCAATTGA
- the LOC142634538 gene encoding homeobox-leucine zipper protein ATHB-15, whose product MAMSCKDGKQSAIDNGKYVRYTPEQVEALERLYHECPKPSSIRRQQLIRECPILSNIEPKQIKVWFQNRRCREKQRKEASRLQAVNRKLTAMNKLLMEENDRLQKQVSQLVYENGYFRQHTQNTTLATKDTSCESVVTSGQHHLTPQHPPRDASPAGLLSIAEETLAEFLSKATGTAVEWVQMPGMKPGPDSIGIVAISHGCTGVAARACGLVGLEPTRVAEILKDRPSWFRDCRAVDVLNVLPTANGGTIELLYMQLYAPTTLAPARDFWLLRYTSVLEDGSLVVCERSLKNTQNGPSMPPVQHFVRAEMLPSGYLIRPCEGGGSIIHIVDHMDLEPWSVPEVLRPLYESSTVLAQKTTMTALRQLRQIAHEVSQSTVTGWGRRPAALRALSQRLSRGFNEALNGFTDEGWSMMGNDGMDDVTILVNSSPDKLMGLNLPFATGFPAVSNAVLCAKASMLLQNVPPAILLRFLREHRSEWADNNIDAYSAAAVKIGPCSLPGSRVGSFGGQVILPLAHTMEHEEFLEVIKLEGVGHSPEDAIMPREMFLLQLCSGMDENAVGTCAELIFAPIDASFADDAPLLPSGFRIIPLDSGKEASSPNRTLDLASALEIGPAGNKASNDYSANSGCVRSVMTIAFEFAFESHMQEHVASMARQYVRSIISSVQRVALALSPSHLSSHAGLRTPLGTPEAQTLARWICQSYRCYMSVELLKSGNEGSESILKTLWHHSDAIMCCSLKALPVFTFANQAGLDMLETTLVALQDITLEKIFDDHGRKTLCSEFPQIMQQGFACLQGGICLSSMGRPVSYERAVAWKVLNEEENAHCICFMFVNWSFV is encoded by the exons ATGGCAATGTCCTGCAAGGATGGTAAACAGAGTGCGATTGACAATGGCAAGTATGTCCGATACACACCTGAGCAGGTTGAAGCCCTCGAGAGGCTCTATCATGAGTGCCCAAAGCCGAGTTCGATTCGGCGTCAGCAACTTATTCGTGAGTGCCCAATTCTCTCCAACATCGAGCCGAAACAGATCAAGGTCTGGTTCCAGAACAGAAG ATGCAGAGAAAAACAGAGGAAAGAGGCTTCGCGGCTTCAAGCTGTGAATAGGAAGCTGACAGCCATGAACAAACTTTTGATGGAGGAGAATGATAGGTTGCAGAAGCAAGTATCACAGCTGGTGTATGAGAATGGTTACTTCCGCCAGCATACCCAAAAT aCAACTCTTGCAACCAAAGACACAAGTTGTGAATCGGTGGtgacaagtggtcaacaccatTTGACACCTCAGCATCCGCCAAGGGATGCTAGTCCTGCAGG GCTTTTGTCCATTGCAGAAGAGACTTTAGCAGAGTTTCTTTCAAAGGCCACTGGAACTGCCGTGGAGTGGGTCCAAATGCCTGGAATGAAG CCTGGTCCGGATTCCATTGGAATCGTTGCTATTTCTCATGGTTGCACTGGAGTGGCAGCACGAGCCTGTGGCCTAGTGGGTCTAGAACCTACAAGG GTTGCAGAAATCCTCAAAGATCGGCCTTCGTGGTTCCGCGATTGCCGAGCTGTGGATGTTCTGAATGTGCTGCCCACTGCAAACGGTGGAACCATTGAGCTGCTTTACATGCAG CTCTATGCTCCGACTACATTGGCGCCTGCTCGCGACTTTTGGTTGTTGCGCTATACTTCTGTTTTAGAAGATGGCAGCCTTGTG GTCTGTGAGAGGTCACTTAAAAATACTCAGAATGGTCCAAGCATGCCACCAGTGCAGCATTTTGTGAGAGCAGAAATGCTGCCTAGTGGGTATCTCATACGGCCCTGCGAAGGGGGTGGTTCAATCATACACATTGTTGATCATATGGATTTGGAG CCATGGAGCGTGCCAGAAGTATTACGCCCACTGTATGAATCATCAACTGTTCTTGCACAAAAGACGACTATGACT GCTCTACGCCAGCTGAGGCAGATAGCTCACGAGGTGTCTCAGTCAACCGTGACAGGCTGGGGCAGACGACCTGCAGCTCTTCGAGCACTGAGCCAGAGGCTGAGCAG GGGTTTTAATGAGGCACTTAATGGCTTTACTGATGAGGGGTGGTCAATGATGGGAAATGATGGCATGGATGATGTTACTATTCTCGTGAACTCTTCTCCTGACAAGCTGATGGGTTTAAATCTTCCTTTTGCCACTGGATTTCCAGCTGTCAGCAATGCTGTCTTATGTGCAAAAGCATCAATGCTATTACAG AATGTCCCTCCTGCAATTCTTCTTAGATTCCTTAGGGAGCACAGGTCAGAATGGGCAGACAACAATATTGATGCTTACTCAGCTGCAGCTGTTAAAATTGGTCCCTGTAGCTTACCAGGGTCACGAGTTGGAAGTTTTGGGGGTCAAGTTATACTTCCACTGGCTCACACTATGGAGCATGAAGAG TTCTTGGAAGTCATTAAATTGGAAGGTGTGGGCCATTCTCCTGAAGATGCAATAATGCCTAGAGAAATGTTTCTGTTGCAA CTCTGTAGTGGAATGGATGAGAATGCTGTTGGAACTTGTGCGGAACTTATCTTTGCTCCAATTGATGCTTCTTTTGCTGATGATGCACCTCTTCTGCCCTCTGGTTTTCGCATAATTCCTCTTGACTCTGGGAAG GAAGCCTCTAGTCCAAACCGCACACTGGACCTTGCGTCTGCTCTTGAGATTGGTCCTGCTGGTAATAAAGCGTCTAATGATTATTCTGCTAATTCTGGCTGTGTGAGATCTGTGATGACAATAGCATTTGAGTTTGCTTTTGAGAGCCACATGCAAGAACATGTAGCATCCATGGCTCGGCAATATGTCCGAAGTATTATATCGTCAGTTCAGAGGGTGGCATTAGCACTATCTCCTTCACATTTAAGTTCACATGCTGGTCTTCGGACACCCCTGGGTACTCCTGAAGCTCAGACACTTGCTCGTTGGATCTGCCAGAGTTACAG ATGCTACATGAGTGTAGAGCTACTCAAATCTGGCAATGAAGGGAGTGAATCCATCCTCAAAACCCTCTGGCATCACTCAGATGCAATAATGTGTTGCTCTTTGAAG GCATTACCAGTTTTCACATTCGCAAACCAGGCAGGGCTTGACATGCTAGAGACCACCTTGGTTGCTCTGCAAGACATTACTCTGGAAAAGATATTTGACGATCATGGCCGAAAAACTCTCTGCTCAGAGTTCCCACAAATAATGCAGCAG GGCTTTGCTTGTCTCCAGGGTGGTATCTGTCTCTCAAGCATGGGCCGACCAGTCTCATATGAGAGAGCAGTGGCTTGGAAGGTTCTGAATGAAGAAGAGAATGCTCATTGCATCTGCTTTATGTTTGTGAACTGGTCTTTTGTATGA
- the LOC142636549 gene encoding protein transport protein SEC13 homolog B-like: MPSQKIETGHQDVVHDVAMDYYGKRVATASSDNSIKIIGVSNAASQHLATLTGHQGPVWQVVWAHPKFGSLLASCSYDGQVVIWKEGNPNEWAQAYVFNDHKSSVNSIAWAPHEVGLCLACGSSDGNISVFTARPDGGWDTARIDQAHPVGVTSVSWAPSTAPGALVGSGLLDPVQKLCSGGCDNTVKVWKLYNGTWKMDCFPALQMHTDWVRDVAWAPNLGLPKSTIASASQDGKVIIWVVAKEGDQWEGKVLNDFKTPVWRVSWSLTGNILAVADGNDNVTLWKEAVDGEWQQVTTVEP; the protein is encoded by the coding sequence ATGCCTTCACAAAAGATTGAAACTGGTCACCAAGATGTGGTCCATGATGTGGCGATGGATTACTATGGTAAGCGTGTTGCCACAGCCTCATCAGACAACTCCATTAAGATAATTGGGGTGAGCAATGCAGCATCTCAGCATCTCGCGACGTTAACTGGTCACCAAGGACCTGTTTGGCAGGTGGTATGGGCTCACCCAAAATTTGGGTCTTTACTTGCTTCGTGTTCTTATGATGGGCAAGTGGTAATATGGAAGGAGGGTAATCCGAATGAGTGGGCCCAAGCTTATGTCTTCAATGACCACAAGTCATCCGTCAATTCCATTGCTTGGGCTcctcatgaagttggactttgTTTGGCATGTGGTTCCTCTGATGGGAACATCTCAGTATTCACTGCAAGACCGGATGGTGGTTGGGACACTGCAAGGATCGACCAGGCTCACCCAGTTGGTGTCACTTCTGTGTCATGGGCTCCCTCAACAGCACCTGGGGCTCTCGTTGGTTCTGGCTTGCTTGATCCTGTTCAGAAACTGTGCTCAGGTGGTTGTGATAATACTGTGAAGGTGTGGAAGCTGTATAATGGGACCTGGAAGATGGACTGCTTTCCAGCTCTTCAGATGCATACAGATTGGGTTCGTGATGTTGCCTGGGCACCTAACTTGGGACTTCCGAAATCTACAATTGCAAGTGCCTCACAGGATGGAAAAGTCATCATATGGGTTGTGGCCAAGGAGGGGGATCAATGGGAAGGCAAGGTTTTGAATGATTTCAAGACTCCTGTTTGGAGGGTCTCCTGGTCGCTGACTGGAAACATATTGGCTGTTGCTGATGGAAATGACAATGTTACATTGTGGAAGGAGGCTGTAGATGGGGAGTGGCAACAGGTGACTACAGTTGAGCCTTAG